The following coding sequences lie in one Danio rerio strain Tuebingen ecotype United States chromosome 3, GRCz12tu, whole genome shotgun sequence genomic window:
- the rbbp6 gene encoding E3 ubiquitin-protein ligase RBBP6 isoform X4 has protein sequence MSCVHYKFSSKLNYDTVTFDGLHITLSDLKRQIMGREKLKAADCDLQITNAQTKEEYTDDEALIPKNSSVIIRRIPIGGLKSTSKTYVIDRSEPSGSSKAIDSSSISLALLSKTANLAETNASEEDKIKAMMSQSNHDYDPIHYAKKLVGPPPPNYTCFRCGKTGHYIRNCPTNGQDRSFEAPQRIKKSTGIPRSFMVEVDDPNRKGVMLTNSGIYAIPTIDAEAYAIGKKEKPPFLPQNQSSSSEEEDPVPDELLCLICKDLMTDAVVIPCCGNSYCDDCIRTCLLESEEHVCPTCKQSDVSPDALIANKFLRQAVNNFKNETGYTKRIRKATATQAVAQGAQKQAPAQRPPMRRQQDPLIPSVPSSAADSTPPQSTPAAPLSPVSTHEPSSTPPSSSSSTVHSSTAPAGSNYSPVVNSPPHPTRQDDPPPSKEPETPPSAVIPSSETSMSTNSAVPKGYHVPVIGKPSLPQQHMHRPGPQRSSGQRPSGSRSGWDPSTSRGRLQSERPPRIQPQPVQNLPPVVPPVFVPPALFPPPPHPMPQPPVVVSQQYPIQFPQGQQPPPPSFNIPPPVFPPVPPNVTAPWVPPGPQPPIANPISAMPAAPFLSKEEFYRQQRRLKEDSQCRFVTREKSKLEEFTNDFAKELLEYRKIQKERRRSYSRSPRSYSRSLSRSRSRSRSRSRSRSRSFSRSPYSRRPRGRSRSYRSRSRTPTFHRSRSRSPSYRGREMSGMVSGIYRSRSRSPMYRNHSPGKKLPPPAQLEGERKYTGRYRELPPYDAKAYYGRNVDQSDPYERERYREWEREYREWYDKYFKNYNNPPSGQMRSRVPGSRDAYSPERFAPPRPRENSPYNRGRREDYPPPPQSHSAQSRGRVAMTYQEKCAEKFGHLHANTTGTGRSLNKEPLKPIKDREQSGNSATDSKSLKHKKHRKKKREDGDLFSHSDSMDESRKDDRKMDSMLINSSRDDATPVRDEPMDGAAVPYKRTPEKEKKEKTKSKSEKVKRKSESSGQKKEASGKTSKSAREKESDAPREKVASTGPAIKRVKEEPPHKSEPSKTQSSDPKLMLPRKLMQSRPLKHHQELKAIKDEIKSKKDLVKDPAKQDKASGKDGKASKKDPEKPFKMEEKIPAKVVDAKQDKKKRRDDKSSVKDPDGPPVKVAKMETDVVKTSPKPKPKLESERPVEKDKPAIPSLLDIKPEPVRKIKINREIGKRISSTDRPVLAEDSAHGPGKGRLDKSRGKLRRKVHAPDGSGSLLVDYTSTSSTGGSPIRKHEEKIDLKKTVVKTLEEYTNDSSTPAEDEIVMIQVPRSKWEKEDYESEDDDSKVLNRTSSADTSVAAPSVENSAVKLSDKESPHSDKAQSTLKEADVKPAKDSTSGDKEKDTDKDRERERTKEKDRSSTTDRESTDKKKPSVPNQESAHAQEKGSDHGSERSSSSQSSRDRQADKAEPNSRKPTGRETTTGPTSRKPEHRDDTKDHLGTRSKDEKNPIRRIPSSPPSRVKDLHKDSGRKNLEAPQESQSPSRTKRAPIQNTSEPKRSGPEDHRESQSSRHSEVRPSKDKEHRTPHITLTPEPRTDAEKSAPHVDHIKIPSARLTRLSSDLARETDEAAFVPDYSESDSEASDIESKTEQKGRERDSSGSHSPSPSGSHGHSSSPSSPGSQDSKKKKRDKKEKKEKKKHKKHKKHKKHKKHTSNESESELKGQKHKHKKKKSKKSKDKDKDDKEKDENGRDEHKTKLTV, from the exons ATTGATTCTTCATCCATTTCACTGGCCCTGCTTTCAAAG ACAGCCAATCTTGCTGAAACAAATGCATCAGAGGAAGACAAAATAAAAGCAATGATGTCTCAGTCCAACCATGACTATGATCCAATCCA TTATGCAAAGAAGCTTGTTGGTCCGCCTCCACCAAACTATACATGCTTTCGTTGTGGGAAAACTGGACATTACATCCGAAACTGCCCAACAAATGGG CAGGATAGAAGTTTTGAAGCTCCTCAACGGATAAAGAAAAGCACAGGAATACCTCGGAGTTTCATGGTGGAGGTTGATGATCCAAACAGAAAAGGTGTCATGTTGACAAACAGTGGAATATATGCCATTCCTACTATTGATGC TGAGGCCTATGCCATTGGCAAAAAAGAAAAGCCACCATTCTTGCCCCAGAATCAGTCCTCATCCTCAGAGGAAGAAGATCCAGTACCTGATGAGCTGCTGTGCTTGATCTGCAAGGATCTTATGACAGATGCTGTGGTTATTCCCTGCTGTGGAAATAGTTACTGTGACGATT GTATTCGAACATGTTTGCTGGAATCTGAAGAACATGTTTGTCCAACCTGCAAACAATCAGATGTATCCCCCGATGCCTTGATTGCAAACAAATTCTTGCGCCAA gCAGTGAATAACTTTAAGAATGAAACTGGATATACCAAGAGGATTCGAAAAGCTACAGCTACTCAAGCAGTTGCTCAAGGAGCTCAAAAACAAGCTCCTGCTCAACGTCCTCCTATGAGACGCCAGCAGGATCCTCTGATACCCAGTGTTCCAAGCTCAGCGGCTGATAGCACCCCTCCACAAAGCACACCTGCTGCCCCTTTATCTCCTGTTAGCACTCACGAGCCTTCCAGCACCCCACCTTCTTCCAGCAGCTCTACTGTACACAGCAGCACTGCACCTGCAGGGTCAAACTATAGTCCTGTGGTAAACTCTCCTCCGCACCCTACTAGGCAGGATGACCCTCCTCCATCCAA AGAACCAGAGACcccaccatctgctgttataccTTCATCTGAGACATCTATGTCTACAAATTCTGCTGTTCCAAAG GGATATCATGTCCCTGTAATTGGAAAACCGAGTTTGCCTCAGCAGCACATGCACAGACCAG gaCCCCAAAGGAGTAGTGGTCAAAGGCCATCTGGAAGTCGTTCTGGATGGGATCC GTCCACGAGTAGAGGTAGACTTCAGAGTGAGAGGCCACCAAGAATACAGCCTCAACCAGTGCAAAATCTTCCTCCTGTAGTCCCTCCAGTATTTGTGCCCCCTGCTCTTTTTCCACCTCCTCCACATCCTATGCCACAGCCACCTGTTGTTGTTTCTCAGCAATATCCCATACAATTTCCTCAAGGACAGCAGCCACCACCTCCTTCCTTCAACATTCCTCCTCCTGTATTTCCTCCTGTTCCACCTAATGTGACTGCTCCatgggtgcctcctggccctcagcCACCTATAGCCAACCCTATCTCTGCTATGCCAGCTGCACCTTTTCTATCCAAGGAGGAGTTTTATCGTCAGCAGCGTCGATTGAAGGAGGA TTCCCAATGTCGATTCGTTACCAGGGAGAAGTCCAAACTTGAGGAGTTCACCAATGACTTTGCCAAAGAGCTTTTGGAGTATAGAAAAATCCAGAAGGAGAGAAGGCGATCCTACTCGAG ATCACCTCGCTCCTATTCTCGGTCACTATCCCGATCACGGTCAAGATCCCGTTCACGGTCTCGTTCTCGATCACGCTCCTTCTCTCGCTCACCATACTCCCGCAGGCCTCGAGGTCGAAGTCGTAGCTATCGATCAAGGTCACGCACTCCAACATTCCATCGTTCTCGCAGTAGATCTCCATCATATAGAGGTCGTGAGATGAGTGGGATGGTAAGTGGCATCTACCGTTCCCGCTCTCGATCCCCCATGTATAGAAATCATAGTCCTGGCAAGAAACTCCCACCACCAGCTCAACTGGAAGGTGAGCGCAAATATACAGGAAGGTACAGAGAACTCCCGCCTTATGATGCTAAGGCTTATTATGGCCGAAACGTAGACCAGAGTGACCCTTATGAAAGAGAGCGATACAGAGAGTGGGAAAGAGAGTACAGAGAGTGGTATGACAAGTATTTCAAGAATTATAACAACCCACCAAGTGGTCAAATGCGAAGCCGTGTTCCAGGCAGCAGAGATGCCTATAGCCCTGAGCGTTTTGCTCCTCCTCGACCCAGAGAGAACTCCCCCTACAACAGGGGACGCCGAGAGGATTATCCACCACCACCTCAGAGCCACAGTGCCCAATCAAGAGGCAGAGTTGCCATGACATACCAAGAGAAGTGTGCTGAGAAGTTTGGCCACCTTCATGCCAATACCACTGGAACAGGCAGAAGTCTTAACAAAGAGCCTTTGAAACCTATCAAAGATCGAGAACAGAGTGGCAACTCAGCCACAGACTCCAAGTCTCTGAAGCATAAGAAACATcgcaaaaaaaagagagaggatGGTGACCTCTTTAGCCACTCTGACTCTATGGATGAATCCAGGAAAGATGATCGTAAGATGGACTCAATGCTGATTAATTCAAGCCGAGATGATGCCACCCCTGTAAGGGATGAGCCCATGGACGGTGCTGCTGTGCCCTATAAGAGAAcccctgaaaaagaaaaaaaagaaaagactaaAAGTAAATCTGAAAAAGTTAAGCGAAAATCTGAAAGCAGTGGCCAGAAAAAAGAAGCATCAGGAAAGACATCAAAGTCAGCCAGAGAGAAAGAATCAGATGCACCACGAGAGAAGGTAGCTTCCACTGGACCAGCCATAAAGAGAGTCAAAGAAGAACCTCCCCATAAATCTGAACCAAGCAAGACTCAGTCCTCAGACCCCAAACTCATGCTCCCACGCAAGTTAATGCAGTCAAGGCCCCTCAAACACCATCAGGAGCTGAAGGCCATCAAAGATGAGATTAAAAGCAAGAAGGACTTGGTGAAAGACCCTGCAAAGCAAGACAAAGCTTCTGGCAAAGATGGAAAGGCTTCCAAAAAAGATCCAGAGAAGCCTTTTAAAATGGAGGAGAAGATACCTGCCAAAGTTGTTGATGCCAAACAGGATAAAAAGAAACGAAGAGATGACAAGTCATCTGTAAAAGATCCAGATGGCCCTCCTGTAAAAGTTGCTAAAATGGAAACTGATGTGGTGAAGACCTctcccaaacctaaacccaaactGGAGAGTGAAAGGCCAGTTGAGAAGGACAAACCAGCTATTCCCTCTCTTCTAGATATCAAGCCAGAGCCTGTAAGGAAAATTAAAATCAATAGGGAAATTGGCAAGAGAATATCTAGCACTGATCGACCAGTTTTAGCTGAGGACTCCGCTCATGGCCCTGGAAAGGGCAGGCTTGATAAGTCAAGAGGAAAACTGAGGAGGAAGGTACATGCTCCGGATGGATCAGGGTCTTTACTTGTCGATTATACCAG CACCAGCTCTACAGGTGGAAGCCCCATCAGAAAGCATGAGGAGAAGATTGACTTAAAGAAGACTGTTGTGAAGACCCTGGAAGAATACACCAATGACAGCTCCACCCCTGCTGAGGATGAAATTGTAATGATACAAGTGCCCCGTTCTAAGTGGGAAAAGGAGGACTATGAATCTGAGGATGATGATTCTAAGGTTCTCAACAGGACGAGCAGTGCCGATACATCTGTCGCTGCTCCTTCAGTGGAGAACTCTGCTGTGAAATTATCTGACAAGGAGTCTCCCCATTCTGACAAAGCCCAATCTACCTTGAAAGAGGCTGATGTCAAACCTGCCAAAGACTCCACCTCAGGTGATAAGGAGAAAGATACTGACAAAGACAGAGAACGAGAAAGAACCAAAGAAAAAGATCGCAGCAGCACTACAGATCGTGAGTCAACTGATAAAAAGAAACCTAGTGTACCTAATCAGGAGAGCGCACATGCACAGGAGAAAGGCAGTGACCATGGCAGTGAGCGGAGCTCCTCTTCTCAGTCTTCTAGAGACAGGCAGGCTGATAAAGCTGAACCAAACTCTAGAAAGCCAACAGGTAGGGAGACGACTACAGGCCCCACCAGTAGGAAACCAGAGCATAGAGATGATACAAAAGACCACTTGGGTACAAGATCAAAAGATGAGAAAAATCCAATCAGGAGAATACCATCATCCCCACCATCAAGGGTGAAGGACTTGCACAAAGACTCTGGGAGAAAAAATCTTGAAGCACCTCAAGAGTCACAAAGTCCAAGTAGGACTAAGAGAGCACCAATTCAAAATACCTCTGAGCCAAAACGATCAGGTCCAGAGGACCACAGAGAGAGCCAGTCTTCTAGGCATTCTGAAGTGCGTCCCAGTAAAGACAAAGAGCACAGGACTCCACATATAACTTTGACTCCTGAGCCAAGGACTGATGCGGAGAAAAGTGCTCCACATGTAGACCATATCAAAATACCGTCTGCGCGCTTGACAAGACTCTCCTCAGATTTAGCACGGGAAACCGATGAGGCTGCGTTTGTCCCTGACTACAGTGAAAGTGACAGTGAGGCCTCGGACATTGAGAGCAAAACAGAGCAGAAAGGAAGAGAGCGGGACAGCAGTGGCAGCCATAGCCCGAGCCCGTCTGGAAGCCACGGACACAGCAGCAGCCCCAGCTCTCCAGGCAGCCAGGACAGCAAAAAGAAGAAAAGGGACAAAAAGGAGAAAAAGGAAAAGAAGAAacacaaaaagcacaaaaaacacaaaaagcatAAGAAACATACAAGTAATGAATCTGAATCAGAACTCAAGggacaaaaacacaaacataaaaaaaagaagtcGAAAAAGAGCAAGGACAAAGACAAAGATGACAAGGAAAAAGATGAAAATGGGAGAGATGAGCATAAGACAAAACTAACTGTTTAA
- the rbbp6 gene encoding E3 ubiquitin-protein ligase RBBP6 isoform X6, protein MSCVHYKFSSKLNYDTVTFDGLHITLSDLKRQIMGREKLKAADCDLQITNAQTKEEYTDDEALIPKNSSVIIRRIPIGGLKSTSKTYVIDRSEPSGSSKAIDSSSISLALLSKTANLAETNASEEDKIKAMMSQSNHDYDPIHYAKKLVGPPPPNYTCFRCGKTGHYIRNCPTNGQDRSFEAPQRIKKSTGIPRSFMVEVDDPNRKGVMLTNSGIYAIPTIDAEAYAIGKKEKPPFLPQNQSSSSEEEDPVPDELLCLICKDLMTDAVVIPCCGNSYCDDCIRTCLLESEEHVCPTCKQSDVSPDALIANKFLRQAVNNFKNETGYTKRIRKATATQAVAQGAQKQAPAQRPPMRRQQDPLIPSVPSSAADSTPPQSTPAAPLSPVSTHEPSSTPPSSSSSTVHSSTAPAGSNYSPVVNSPPHPTRQDDPPPSKEPETPPSAVIPSSETSMSTNSAVPKGYHVPVIGKPSLPQQHMHRPGPQRSSGQRPSGSRSGWDPSTSRGRLQSERPPRIQPQPVQNLPPVVPPVFVPPALFPPPPHPMPQPPVVVSQQYPIQFPQGQQPPPPSFNIPPPVFPPVPPNVTAPWVPPGPQPPIANPISAMPAAPFLSKEEFYRQQRRLKEEEKSKLEEFTNDFAKELLEYRKIQKERRRSYSRSPRSYSRSLSRSRSRSRSRSRSRSRSFSRSPYSRRPRGRSRSYRSRSRTPTFHRSRSRSPSYRGREMSGMVSGIYRSRSRSPMYRNHSPGKKLPPPAQLEGERKYTGRYRELPPYDAKAYYGRNVDQSDPYERERYREWEREYREWYDKYFKNYNNPPSGQMRSRVPGSRDAYSPERFAPPRPRENSPYNRGRREDYPPPPQSHSAQSRGRVAMTYQEKCAEKFGHLHANTTGTGRSLNKEPLKPIKDREQSGNSATDSKSLKHKKHRKKKREDGDLFSHSDSMDESRKDDRKMDSMLINSSRDDATPVRDEPMDGAAVPYKRTPEKEKKEKTKSKSEKVKRKSESSGQKKEASGKTSKSAREKESDAPREKVASTGPAIKRVKEEPPHKSEPSKTQSSDPKLMLPRKLMQSRPLKHHQELKAIKDEIKSKKDLVKDPAKQDKASGKDGKASKKDPEKPFKMEEKIPAKVVDAKQDKKKRRDDKSSVKDPDGPPVKVAKMETDVVKTSPKPKPKLESERPVEKDKPAIPSLLDIKPEPVRKIKINREIGKRISSTDRPVLAEDSAHGPGKGRLDKSRGKLRRKVHAPDGSGSLLVDYTSTSSTGGSPIRKHEEKIDLKKTVVKTLEEYTNDSSTPAEDEIVMIQVPRSKWEKEDYESEDDDSKVLNRTSSADTSVAAPSVENSAVKLSDKESPHSDKAQSTLKEADVKPAKDSTSGDKEKDTDKDRERERTKEKDRSSTTDRESTDKKKPSVPNQESAHAQEKGSDHGSERSSSSQSSRDRQADKAEPNSRKPTGRETTTGPTSRKPEHRDDTKDHLGTRSKDEKNPIRRIPSSPPSRVKDLHKDSGRKNLEAPQESQSPSRTKRAPIQNTSEPKRSGPEDHRESQSSRHSEVRPSKDKEHRTPHITLTPEPRTDAEKSAPHVDHIKIPSARLTRLSSDLARETDEAAFVPDYSESDSEASDIESKTEQKGRERDSSGSHSPSPSGSHGHSSSPSSPGSQDSKKKKRDKKEKKEKKKHKKHKKHKKHKKHTSNESESELKGQKHKHKKKKSKKSKDKDKDDKEKDENGRDEHKTKLTV, encoded by the exons ATTGATTCTTCATCCATTTCACTGGCCCTGCTTTCAAAG ACAGCCAATCTTGCTGAAACAAATGCATCAGAGGAAGACAAAATAAAAGCAATGATGTCTCAGTCCAACCATGACTATGATCCAATCCA TTATGCAAAGAAGCTTGTTGGTCCGCCTCCACCAAACTATACATGCTTTCGTTGTGGGAAAACTGGACATTACATCCGAAACTGCCCAACAAATGGG CAGGATAGAAGTTTTGAAGCTCCTCAACGGATAAAGAAAAGCACAGGAATACCTCGGAGTTTCATGGTGGAGGTTGATGATCCAAACAGAAAAGGTGTCATGTTGACAAACAGTGGAATATATGCCATTCCTACTATTGATGC TGAGGCCTATGCCATTGGCAAAAAAGAAAAGCCACCATTCTTGCCCCAGAATCAGTCCTCATCCTCAGAGGAAGAAGATCCAGTACCTGATGAGCTGCTGTGCTTGATCTGCAAGGATCTTATGACAGATGCTGTGGTTATTCCCTGCTGTGGAAATAGTTACTGTGACGATT GTATTCGAACATGTTTGCTGGAATCTGAAGAACATGTTTGTCCAACCTGCAAACAATCAGATGTATCCCCCGATGCCTTGATTGCAAACAAATTCTTGCGCCAA gCAGTGAATAACTTTAAGAATGAAACTGGATATACCAAGAGGATTCGAAAAGCTACAGCTACTCAAGCAGTTGCTCAAGGAGCTCAAAAACAAGCTCCTGCTCAACGTCCTCCTATGAGACGCCAGCAGGATCCTCTGATACCCAGTGTTCCAAGCTCAGCGGCTGATAGCACCCCTCCACAAAGCACACCTGCTGCCCCTTTATCTCCTGTTAGCACTCACGAGCCTTCCAGCACCCCACCTTCTTCCAGCAGCTCTACTGTACACAGCAGCACTGCACCTGCAGGGTCAAACTATAGTCCTGTGGTAAACTCTCCTCCGCACCCTACTAGGCAGGATGACCCTCCTCCATCCAA AGAACCAGAGACcccaccatctgctgttataccTTCATCTGAGACATCTATGTCTACAAATTCTGCTGTTCCAAAG GGATATCATGTCCCTGTAATTGGAAAACCGAGTTTGCCTCAGCAGCACATGCACAGACCAG gaCCCCAAAGGAGTAGTGGTCAAAGGCCATCTGGAAGTCGTTCTGGATGGGATCC GTCCACGAGTAGAGGTAGACTTCAGAGTGAGAGGCCACCAAGAATACAGCCTCAACCAGTGCAAAATCTTCCTCCTGTAGTCCCTCCAGTATTTGTGCCCCCTGCTCTTTTTCCACCTCCTCCACATCCTATGCCACAGCCACCTGTTGTTGTTTCTCAGCAATATCCCATACAATTTCCTCAAGGACAGCAGCCACCACCTCCTTCCTTCAACATTCCTCCTCCTGTATTTCCTCCTGTTCCACCTAATGTGACTGCTCCatgggtgcctcctggccctcagcCACCTATAGCCAACCCTATCTCTGCTATGCCAGCTGCACCTTTTCTATCCAAGGAGGAGTTTTATCGTCAGCAGCGTCGATTGAAGGAGGA GGAGAAGTCCAAACTTGAGGAGTTCACCAATGACTTTGCCAAAGAGCTTTTGGAGTATAGAAAAATCCAGAAGGAGAGAAGGCGATCCTACTCGAG ATCACCTCGCTCCTATTCTCGGTCACTATCCCGATCACGGTCAAGATCCCGTTCACGGTCTCGTTCTCGATCACGCTCCTTCTCTCGCTCACCATACTCCCGCAGGCCTCGAGGTCGAAGTCGTAGCTATCGATCAAGGTCACGCACTCCAACATTCCATCGTTCTCGCAGTAGATCTCCATCATATAGAGGTCGTGAGATGAGTGGGATGGTAAGTGGCATCTACCGTTCCCGCTCTCGATCCCCCATGTATAGAAATCATAGTCCTGGCAAGAAACTCCCACCACCAGCTCAACTGGAAGGTGAGCGCAAATATACAGGAAGGTACAGAGAACTCCCGCCTTATGATGCTAAGGCTTATTATGGCCGAAACGTAGACCAGAGTGACCCTTATGAAAGAGAGCGATACAGAGAGTGGGAAAGAGAGTACAGAGAGTGGTATGACAAGTATTTCAAGAATTATAACAACCCACCAAGTGGTCAAATGCGAAGCCGTGTTCCAGGCAGCAGAGATGCCTATAGCCCTGAGCGTTTTGCTCCTCCTCGACCCAGAGAGAACTCCCCCTACAACAGGGGACGCCGAGAGGATTATCCACCACCACCTCAGAGCCACAGTGCCCAATCAAGAGGCAGAGTTGCCATGACATACCAAGAGAAGTGTGCTGAGAAGTTTGGCCACCTTCATGCCAATACCACTGGAACAGGCAGAAGTCTTAACAAAGAGCCTTTGAAACCTATCAAAGATCGAGAACAGAGTGGCAACTCAGCCACAGACTCCAAGTCTCTGAAGCATAAGAAACATcgcaaaaaaaagagagaggatGGTGACCTCTTTAGCCACTCTGACTCTATGGATGAATCCAGGAAAGATGATCGTAAGATGGACTCAATGCTGATTAATTCAAGCCGAGATGATGCCACCCCTGTAAGGGATGAGCCCATGGACGGTGCTGCTGTGCCCTATAAGAGAAcccctgaaaaagaaaaaaaagaaaagactaaAAGTAAATCTGAAAAAGTTAAGCGAAAATCTGAAAGCAGTGGCCAGAAAAAAGAAGCATCAGGAAAGACATCAAAGTCAGCCAGAGAGAAAGAATCAGATGCACCACGAGAGAAGGTAGCTTCCACTGGACCAGCCATAAAGAGAGTCAAAGAAGAACCTCCCCATAAATCTGAACCAAGCAAGACTCAGTCCTCAGACCCCAAACTCATGCTCCCACGCAAGTTAATGCAGTCAAGGCCCCTCAAACACCATCAGGAGCTGAAGGCCATCAAAGATGAGATTAAAAGCAAGAAGGACTTGGTGAAAGACCCTGCAAAGCAAGACAAAGCTTCTGGCAAAGATGGAAAGGCTTCCAAAAAAGATCCAGAGAAGCCTTTTAAAATGGAGGAGAAGATACCTGCCAAAGTTGTTGATGCCAAACAGGATAAAAAGAAACGAAGAGATGACAAGTCATCTGTAAAAGATCCAGATGGCCCTCCTGTAAAAGTTGCTAAAATGGAAACTGATGTGGTGAAGACCTctcccaaacctaaacccaaactGGAGAGTGAAAGGCCAGTTGAGAAGGACAAACCAGCTATTCCCTCTCTTCTAGATATCAAGCCAGAGCCTGTAAGGAAAATTAAAATCAATAGGGAAATTGGCAAGAGAATATCTAGCACTGATCGACCAGTTTTAGCTGAGGACTCCGCTCATGGCCCTGGAAAGGGCAGGCTTGATAAGTCAAGAGGAAAACTGAGGAGGAAGGTACATGCTCCGGATGGATCAGGGTCTTTACTTGTCGATTATACCAG CACCAGCTCTACAGGTGGAAGCCCCATCAGAAAGCATGAGGAGAAGATTGACTTAAAGAAGACTGTTGTGAAGACCCTGGAAGAATACACCAATGACAGCTCCACCCCTGCTGAGGATGAAATTGTAATGATACAAGTGCCCCGTTCTAAGTGGGAAAAGGAGGACTATGAATCTGAGGATGATGATTCTAAGGTTCTCAACAGGACGAGCAGTGCCGATACATCTGTCGCTGCTCCTTCAGTGGAGAACTCTGCTGTGAAATTATCTGACAAGGAGTCTCCCCATTCTGACAAAGCCCAATCTACCTTGAAAGAGGCTGATGTCAAACCTGCCAAAGACTCCACCTCAGGTGATAAGGAGAAAGATACTGACAAAGACAGAGAACGAGAAAGAACCAAAGAAAAAGATCGCAGCAGCACTACAGATCGTGAGTCAACTGATAAAAAGAAACCTAGTGTACCTAATCAGGAGAGCGCACATGCACAGGAGAAAGGCAGTGACCATGGCAGTGAGCGGAGCTCCTCTTCTCAGTCTTCTAGAGACAGGCAGGCTGATAAAGCTGAACCAAACTCTAGAAAGCCAACAGGTAGGGAGACGACTACAGGCCCCACCAGTAGGAAACCAGAGCATAGAGATGATACAAAAGACCACTTGGGTACAAGATCAAAAGATGAGAAAAATCCAATCAGGAGAATACCATCATCCCCACCATCAAGGGTGAAGGACTTGCACAAAGACTCTGGGAGAAAAAATCTTGAAGCACCTCAAGAGTCACAAAGTCCAAGTAGGACTAAGAGAGCACCAATTCAAAATACCTCTGAGCCAAAACGATCAGGTCCAGAGGACCACAGAGAGAGCCAGTCTTCTAGGCATTCTGAAGTGCGTCCCAGTAAAGACAAAGAGCACAGGACTCCACATATAACTTTGACTCCTGAGCCAAGGACTGATGCGGAGAAAAGTGCTCCACATGTAGACCATATCAAAATACCGTCTGCGCGCTTGACAAGACTCTCCTCAGATTTAGCACGGGAAACCGATGAGGCTGCGTTTGTCCCTGACTACAGTGAAAGTGACAGTGAGGCCTCGGACATTGAGAGCAAAACAGAGCAGAAAGGAAGAGAGCGGGACAGCAGTGGCAGCCATAGCCCGAGCCCGTCTGGAAGCCACGGACACAGCAGCAGCCCCAGCTCTCCAGGCAGCCAGGACAGCAAAAAGAAGAAAAGGGACAAAAAGGAGAAAAAGGAAAAGAAGAAacacaaaaagcacaaaaaacacaaaaagcatAAGAAACATACAAGTAATGAATCTGAATCAGAACTCAAGggacaaaaacacaaacataaaaaaaagaagtcGAAAAAGAGCAAGGACAAAGACAAAGATGACAAGGAAAAAGATGAAAATGGGAGAGATGAGCATAAGACAAAACTAACTGTTTAA